The following are encoded together in the Bacillus sp. NP157 genome:
- a CDS encoding efflux RND transporter permease subunit: MRLSRFFITRPIFAGVLAVVITIVGAISYFRLPVSQYPDIIPPQVVVSAQFPGATAETVAETVAAPIEQEINGVDNMLYMASQSTGDGKVAITVTFKVGTNLDAAQMLVQNRVATATPRLPEEVQRLGVTTRKTAPSALMAVNLVSPDGTFDQSYISNYALTQVRDRLSRIAGVGDAIIFGSREFAMRIWIDPGRAASLNLTAGEIVAALRAQNVQVASGAVGEPPMSGSNAFQLSVRTLGRLKEPDQFADIVIRTDADGRQVRVRDVARVELGASDYSTNAYLSGKPSVMIGIFQRPGSNALETGQAVEREMNDALKTFPHGLEYRIMWNSTKFIEQSTDAVMHTLFEAAALVVLVIFVFLQNWRAAVIPIVAIPVSLVGTFVLLAVSGYSLNSLSLFGLVLAIGIVVDDAIVVVENVERNLALGFSPADAARKSMDEVSAALVAIVLVLCAVFVPTFFLEGLSGAFYRQFALTISGATVISLVLSLTLSPALAAFLLRPHGPKATSNPVIARLHSAGDAFNLRFDAFAAGYGRMTTRLVARPKAMMCSYIALIVATVGLFYITPSGFIPAQDQSYLITIIQLPPGASLARTDAVVQEVSKRILGIEGVRGTIMLPGWDAASNTNAPNSATAFIPLKPFAERSRHASDILAEARQKTAGITDARVLVIPPPLIDGIGSAGGYRMMVQDRAGGDYRALGKKADALIGKANATTGLAQVFTFFNTMTPRVFADIDRRKADMLGVPPGRIFETLQVYLGSAYVNDFNLLGRTFHVTAQADQAYRSSRDDIANLKTRSDGGAMVPIGAVATLKDETGPFRVVRYNLFPAVEVDGDTAPGYSSGYSMATMEKLAAENLGTGYGFEWTGIAYQQKMAGNTAGLVFLLAVVFVFLVLAAQYESLTLPLSIILIVPMCLFAAMIGVNLRGMDNNVLTQIGLVVLIALAAKNAILVIEFARQAEQQDGLSPAAAAARAAQMRLRPILMTSFAFILGAVPLLVATGAGAELRQALGTAVFFGMAGVTGFGLLYTPTFYVVCRALDLRLERRRVARTSSSTLLTSD, encoded by the coding sequence ATGCGCCTCTCGCGCTTTTTCATCACACGCCCAATTTTTGCAGGCGTGCTTGCCGTCGTCATTACTATCGTTGGCGCAATCTCATATTTCCGGCTTCCCGTTTCGCAATATCCGGACATCATTCCGCCGCAGGTCGTCGTTTCGGCCCAGTTTCCCGGAGCGACCGCTGAGACGGTCGCAGAGACCGTTGCTGCTCCCATCGAGCAGGAAATCAACGGTGTGGACAACATGCTCTACATGGCCAGCCAATCGACTGGTGACGGCAAGGTTGCCATCACAGTCACGTTCAAGGTCGGTACGAACCTGGATGCCGCCCAGATGCTTGTCCAAAATCGGGTTGCGACCGCCACACCCCGCCTCCCCGAGGAAGTCCAACGGCTCGGGGTGACGACCCGCAAGACAGCGCCGAGCGCCCTGATGGCGGTGAATCTCGTCTCACCCGATGGCACGTTCGACCAGAGCTACATCTCGAACTACGCGCTCACACAGGTACGCGACCGCTTGAGCCGTATCGCGGGCGTCGGCGACGCCATCATTTTTGGCAGTCGCGAATTCGCCATGCGGATCTGGATAGACCCCGGCCGCGCTGCGTCCCTCAATCTTACGGCGGGCGAAATCGTTGCAGCGCTTCGGGCACAGAACGTGCAGGTCGCGTCCGGTGCAGTTGGCGAGCCACCGATGTCGGGGAGCAACGCGTTTCAGCTGAGTGTGCGCACGCTTGGTCGCCTCAAGGAGCCGGATCAGTTTGCGGACATTGTCATCCGCACAGATGCGGACGGACGCCAGGTCCGAGTTCGCGATGTGGCCAGGGTGGAGCTTGGGGCATCTGATTACAGCACCAACGCCTATCTGTCGGGAAAACCGTCCGTGATGATTGGCATTTTCCAGCGCCCAGGTTCCAATGCGCTTGAAACCGGCCAGGCGGTCGAGCGCGAGATGAACGATGCGCTGAAGACGTTCCCGCACGGCCTCGAATACAGGATCATGTGGAACTCGACCAAGTTCATCGAGCAGTCGACTGATGCGGTCATGCATACCTTGTTCGAGGCTGCCGCCCTCGTCGTGCTCGTTATCTTCGTCTTTCTGCAGAACTGGCGCGCGGCAGTCATTCCCATTGTTGCGATTCCTGTTTCCCTGGTCGGTACGTTCGTCCTGCTGGCGGTCAGCGGATACAGCCTCAACAGCCTGTCACTTTTCGGCTTGGTTCTGGCGATCGGGATTGTGGTCGACGACGCGATCGTCGTAGTCGAGAACGTCGAGAGAAATCTCGCCCTTGGCTTCTCGCCAGCTGACGCAGCGCGCAAGTCGATGGATGAGGTCTCGGCCGCACTTGTGGCCATCGTGCTTGTCCTCTGCGCGGTCTTCGTTCCAACGTTCTTCCTCGAAGGCCTTTCTGGCGCGTTCTACCGTCAGTTCGCCCTTACCATCTCTGGGGCGACCGTCATCTCGCTCGTCCTGTCGCTGACCCTGTCGCCGGCTCTTGCGGCCTTTCTGCTCCGGCCACACGGTCCAAAGGCGACGAGCAATCCGGTCATCGCCAGACTTCACAGTGCCGGCGACGCATTCAATCTCCGCTTCGACGCTTTTGCGGCGGGCTATGGAAGGATGACAACGCGCCTCGTCGCGCGGCCGAAAGCGATGATGTGTTCATATATCGCGCTCATCGTCGCTACCGTAGGTCTGTTTTACATCACGCCATCGGGCTTCATTCCAGCGCAGGACCAGAGTTACCTCATTACAATCATCCAGCTCCCACCCGGCGCTTCGCTGGCGCGAACCGATGCGGTCGTTCAGGAAGTTTCAAAGCGCATTCTTGGCATCGAGGGTGTCCGTGGCACCATCATGCTTCCGGGATGGGACGCCGCCTCCAATACCAATGCACCAAATTCGGCAACAGCATTCATTCCGCTCAAGCCGTTTGCCGAACGCTCCCGCCATGCAAGCGACATTCTTGCCGAGGCGCGTCAAAAGACAGCTGGCATAACAGACGCGCGCGTGCTGGTGATTCCGCCGCCACTCATTGACGGTATCGGATCGGCGGGCGGGTACCGCATGATGGTGCAGGACAGGGCGGGGGGCGACTACCGCGCACTCGGAAAAAAGGCTGACGCGCTTATCGGGAAGGCCAATGCGACGACAGGGTTGGCTCAGGTTTTTACCTTCTTCAATACGATGACTCCGCGTGTCTTTGCTGACATCGATCGTCGAAAGGCAGACATGCTTGGCGTTCCCCCCGGACGCATCTTCGAGACACTTCAGGTGTACCTCGGCTCCGCGTACGTCAATGACTTCAATCTCCTGGGTCGCACATTCCACGTCACGGCTCAGGCTGACCAAGCATATCGGAGCTCCCGCGACGATATCGCAAATCTCAAGACGCGATCAGACGGTGGCGCCATGGTTCCAATTGGTGCGGTGGCCACCCTCAAGGACGAGACGGGCCCGTTTCGTGTCGTCCGCTACAACCTCTTCCCCGCAGTCGAGGTTGATGGTGATACGGCACCAGGCTACTCAAGTGGATATTCAATGGCCACAATGGAAAAGCTCGCGGCAGAAAACCTTGGAACGGGGTACGGCTTTGAATGGACGGGCATCGCGTATCAGCAAAAGATGGCTGGTAACACCGCAGGCCTCGTCTTCCTGCTGGCCGTCGTCTTCGTGTTTCTCGTTCTTGCTGCCCAGTACGAAAGCCTGACGCTTCCGTTGTCCATCATCCTCATCGTACCGATGTGTCTCTTCGCGGCGATGATCGGCGTCAACCTCCGCGGCATGGATAACAACGTCCTGACCCAGATTGGTCTCGTCGTGCTCATTGCCCTCGCTGCAAAGAACGCCATCCTTGTCATCGAGTTCGCCCGCCAGGCAGAGCAACAGGACGGCCTCAGCCCTGCGGCGGCGGCGGCCCGCGCGGCCCAGATGCGCCTGCGCCCGATTCTGATGACAAGCTTTGCGTTCATCCTGGGCGCCGTCCCGTTGTTGGTCGCAACCGGAGCGGGCGCCGAGCTCCGCCAAGCTCTCGGTACCGCGGTTTTCTTCGGCATGGCGGGCGTGACCGGCTTCGGTCTTCTGTATACGCCCACGTTCTACGTCGTGTGCCGTGCTCTCGACCTGCGCCTCGAACGCCGCCGCGTCGCCCGGACATCATCGTCCACGCTTTTGACTTCGGATTGA